A window from Pseudooceanicola algae encodes these proteins:
- the ctaA gene encoding heme A synthase: MSQKRSIFEEVDATQKPEIRTGVIDGSRRGARGAVRIWLILLFVMVVAMITVGGLTRLTDSGLSITEWKPIEGALPPMNAADWQAEFDAYQQIPEFTEQNAWMALGDFKQIYWWEWSHRNLGRAIGLVWALGFFGFLVAGKIPPGWKGRLFGIGVLGGAQGAIGWWMVSSGLGAGMLDVASYRLAVHLGLAFVILGYIAWYTFLLGRNERDLLQARRSRERKQFGLATGWMHFAFLQILIGALVAGIDAGRSFTDWPTMGGQFLPPYAFDITPVWRNFLENPGLVQFIHRMTGYLLFAFGTVAFLRGRKSANVTTRRAFTVAWLVLICQVVLGIFTVLTAAFWHVAITHQLVAVLLWVLILRARFAAAYPTVTSVRG; encoded by the coding sequence ATGAGCCAGAAACGCAGCATCTTCGAAGAGGTCGATGCCACGCAGAAACCCGAGATCCGCACAGGCGTGATCGACGGCAGTCGTCGGGGCGCGCGCGGCGCGGTGCGGATCTGGCTGATCCTGCTGTTCGTCATGGTCGTGGCCATGATCACCGTCGGCGGTCTGACCCGGCTGACGGATTCCGGCCTGTCGATCACCGAATGGAAACCGATCGAGGGCGCCTTGCCACCGATGAACGCCGCCGACTGGCAGGCGGAGTTCGACGCCTATCAGCAGATCCCGGAATTCACCGAACAGAACGCCTGGATGGCGCTTGGCGATTTCAAGCAGATCTACTGGTGGGAATGGAGCCATCGCAACCTTGGCCGCGCCATCGGGCTGGTCTGGGCGCTTGGCTTCTTCGGGTTCCTCGTCGCCGGTAAGATCCCGCCCGGCTGGAAGGGACGCCTGTTCGGCATCGGAGTTCTTGGCGGGGCACAGGGGGCCATCGGGTGGTGGATGGTGTCTTCGGGACTTGGGGCCGGGATGCTGGACGTTGCCTCCTACAGGCTGGCGGTACACCTCGGGCTTGCCTTCGTGATCCTCGGCTATATTGCCTGGTACACCTTTCTGCTGGGGCGCAACGAACGCGACCTGTTGCAGGCGCGCCGGTCGCGCGAGCGCAAGCAATTCGGCCTGGCCACCGGCTGGATGCACTTTGCCTTTCTGCAGATCCTGATCGGCGCGCTTGTCGCCGGGATTGACGCGGGGCGCAGCTTTACCGATTGGCCCACCATGGGGGGGCAGTTCCTGCCGCCCTATGCCTTCGACATCACGCCGGTCTGGCGTAATTTTCTGGAAAATCCGGGCCTTGTGCAATTCATCCACCGCATGACCGGTTATCTGCTGTTCGCCTTCGGCACCGTTGCCTTCCTTCGGGGGCGCAAGTCGGCCAATGTCACGACCCGACGGGCCTTTACCGTCGCCTGGCTGGTGCTGATCTGTCAGGTTGTCCTGGGGATCTTTACCGTGTTGACCGCGGCCTTCTGGCATGTCGCCATCACGCATCAGCTGGTGGCCGTGCTGCTTTGGGTGCTGATCCTGCGGGCCCGTTTCGCCGCCGCCTATCCAACTGTCACCAGCGTCAGGGGCTGA
- a CDS encoding RNA methyltransferase translates to MQNEVPMSQPASQPAFVLIRPQMGENIGGAARAMWNFGLDRMRIVAPRDGWPNPKAVAMASGAGRLLDEAGLYEDTRAALGDCTYVFATTARSRGLTKPVVTPERAMEIAREKIAAGEKVAVLFGPERAGLENDDIARANAIINVPVNPEFASLNLAQCVLLTAYEWRRQTVDVAPERVELAGSDWASQIEIEKLADHYEERLDTAGFFFPEIKAPGMKLNLRNLWSRMPLTRSDVQMLHGVLRQMVRWKERGD, encoded by the coding sequence ATGCAAAATGAGGTCCCCATGTCGCAGCCCGCGTCGCAACCCGCCTTCGTCCTGATCCGCCCCCAGATGGGTGAAAACATCGGTGGCGCAGCCCGTGCCATGTGGAATTTCGGTCTGGACCGGATGCGCATCGTCGCGCCGCGCGACGGCTGGCCGAACCCCAAGGCCGTTGCGATGGCCTCGGGCGCAGGGCGGCTGTTGGATGAGGCGGGGCTGTACGAGGATACCCGTGCCGCCCTAGGCGATTGCACCTATGTCTTTGCCACCACCGCCCGGTCGCGCGGGCTGACCAAGCCGGTGGTCACCCCGGAACGCGCGATGGAGATCGCGCGCGAAAAGATCGCCGCCGGGGAAAAGGTGGCCGTGCTGTTCGGCCCCGAACGCGCAGGCCTTGAAAACGACGACATCGCGCGGGCCAATGCCATCATCAACGTGCCGGTGAACCCGGAGTTCGCCTCGCTCAACCTGGCGCAATGCGTGTTGCTGACCGCCTATGAATGGCGCCGCCAAACGGTCGACGTCGCGCCAGAGCGCGTCGAACTGGCCGGCTCCGACTGGGCCAGCCAGATCGAGATCGAGAAGCTGGCCGATCACTACGAGGAACGGCTGGATACCGCGGGCTTCTTCTTTCCCGAGATCAAGGCGCCGGGGATGAAGCTGAACCTGCGCAACCTCTGGTCCCGGATGCCCCTGACCCGCTCGGACGTGCAGATGCTGCATGGCGTCCTGCGTCAGATGGTCCGGTGGAAAGAACGCGGCGACTGA